DNA from Pseudomonas mendocina:
CAGGTAGCTGCCGACCAGTACCAGCAGGTTGCGGTGCCGGTTGGGGCACAGGTAGTACAGGCCGAGGAAGGTCGGCAGGAACAGAAACAGGAATATGTTGGATGAAAAGACCATCCGTGCTTCTCCGTGAATAGCCGGGGCAGCGCCCCCCTTTCCCCCCGCGAGCGGAGGGTTTGTTTTTGCCATGTCGCCGCATATTTGTAGGAGCGGATTTATCCGCGAAAATCGCGGCTGAAGCGGAATGCCGCCCAGCCGCTCCTACAGGATGTGTGCATCAGTGCCCGTCACCGAATACCTGGGTCACCTCACCGCCGAGGCGGAAGCTGTTGAACGGGCCCATTTCCTTGTTCAGTTCCTGGGTCTGCGCGCTGCAGGCATAGAGGCTGCAGTAGGGCGCCAGCCAGGCGTACTTGAAGTCCTTGCGCAGCTCGCTCATGTCCTGTTTGGCGCCGGTGCGCTGGGCGAAGGCGGCTGGGTCTTGCGCGCCTTGCAGCACTCGCTCGGCCAGGCGCTGCAGGGCTCCATGGTTTTCCTCGCGCAGGTCGACGCCATTGGCCTGGGCGAAGGCAGCAATCATCGCCAGCGGCGGCAGGGCATAGTTGTGGTAGGCCAGGGCACGTTGGCTACGACGCATTTCGTTGGCCAGGTAGCCGTCGTCGTCCACCTGGTTGGCGGCGATGCGGAATTGATCGACGGACCAGTCGAACAGGTCGCGGCGATCCGCGATCACCGCCACTGCCATCACCGACCAGGCGGCCCAGTAGCTGTGGTTGTTGATCTTGCGCAGCGGCAGGTCGCTCCATTCGCGCACCGTGTGCTCGGCCAGGCGAGTGAACCAGGCTTCGATTCGTTCGCTCTGCTCGGGGTACGCGGCCAGCGGCTGCGACTCGGAGAATTTCAGGCGCAGCCAGGCGCCGGCCAGGCTGCCCAGCGCCCATTTGCGCATCGACTTGCCGGTGTGGTTGAACTGCTCCGACTCCAGCGCATCGGCGCTGGCCCACTGGTCGAGCCAGGTGATGGCGCAATCCAGGCGTTCACGTTGGCCGGTACGCATGTAACCGGTGATCAGCCGCCCGGCCTCTTTCTCCAGGCGGGTGATGGCTTCGGTCTGCTTGCGAAAGTCTCGCTCGGCCTGCTGGTTCAGGGTGGCGCGCGCGCTGTCGGAGCCAGCGTACTTGCTGGTGAACTGCAGCTCGCCGGTGTAGGGCTGCGGCGTCGCCTGGCAGGCGGGCGCCTTGCCCTCACGCTGGCCAACCGCTGCGTGATAGCCGACCGGC
Protein-coding regions in this window:
- a CDS encoding mannuronate-specific alginate lyase translates to MPTRLAPLTLMALLLSGPAFAALQAPVGYHAAVGQREGKAPACQATPQPYTGELQFTSKYAGSDSARATLNQQAERDFRKQTEAITRLEKEAGRLITGYMRTGQRERLDCAITWLDQWASADALESEQFNHTGKSMRKWALGSLAGAWLRLKFSESQPLAAYPEQSERIEAWFTRLAEHTVREWSDLPLRKINNHSYWAAWSVMAVAVIADRRDLFDWSVDQFRIAANQVDDDGYLANEMRRSQRALAYHNYALPPLAMIAAFAQANGVDLREENHGALQRLAERVLQGAQDPAAFAQRTGAKQDMSELRKDFKYAWLAPYCSLYACSAQTQELNKEMGPFNSFRLGGEVTQVFGDGH